ACATCAAAATTGAAAATTTCGGCTCATCCGGCGTTGTCGGGGCGGTTCCCCAAGTGGTCGCCCATGCGAGCGTAGAGTTCGCGGTGTTGACGCGAGTTTTCGATGAGGTCCGCATCGAACTGGATCCGGCCGGGTTCGAACAGGACCATGGTCGAGGAGCCACCGAACCGGAAGTAGCCTTTTTCGTCGCCCTTTGAGATGGTTTTACCGGGCGAGTAGGTTTGTTGAATGCTGCCGACACAGGTGGCACCAATCTCTAGCAACAGCACCGTTCCAAAGGACTCCGTCTCGAGCTGCGTGAGACAACGTTTGTTGCTGGTCAGAATGTGAATGTTCTGACGCAGTGCAATCGGATTGACCGAGTACAGCGGTCCATTGATCAAGCGACTCGCACCGGGCACGCCGGCGGCGGGAAAGTGAAATCGGTGATAGTCGATCGGGCACAATCGCGAAAGCAGCAGGCTGCCGCTCGCATAGCGATCCGCGAGGGCGGAGTCTTGCAGCAGCGTCGGCAGATAGAACATCTCGCCTTTGACAAACAGCCCTTCGCATTTCGATAGGTCGGGAATGCAAAGATGCCGGCCGTCCGCGGGGAAGACCACGGAGTTCGGATCCGCATCGATCGGGCGTGCTTCGGGTTTCAGCTTGCGAAAGAAGAACTCGTTGAAGGTGGCGAACTCATCTACATTACGCACGAACTCATCCGCATCGAGTTCATAGTCTTGGATGAACGGAGCAATCTTTTCGCGAGTCTTGGGTTGGTCCATTCGCCAACCGTACCAGTGCGAGAACAGCGTTCGCTTCACGACCAAAGAAAGCGAAAGGCGTCCGGCGATGGTGCCATAAGTCCAACGCAATGCCTTGTCGCCATACACCTTTTCGATGCGGTCTTCGTCGGTGTATCGGTCGTGATAGACGATTTCGTCCATGAGTGGTTCTTGTTTGAATGGTAGTGGACGAGGCCACGAGTCCGGTCGCACGACCCACGCGTGGGAATCTTTGCTTCGTCCACTACGAGAGTGGAGTTGCGATGGATCAGCGCGGCAACTGCTCCCAGTCGATTGCAGGCTGCTGGCCCGCGGTGGACTCTCGCTCGAAGGTTTGATCCAGATCAACGGGTTCTGAAAAGAAGCCGCAGTTCTTTAAGAAGAAATGGTCGGTTTGGCTTCCACCGGCATAGTCCAGCCGATGACGACCGCGAGCGGTGTTGTC
Above is a genomic segment from Rhodopirellula bahusiensis containing:
- a CDS encoding phosphatidylserine decarboxylase produces the protein MDEIVYHDRYTDEDRIEKVYGDKALRWTYGTIAGRLSLSLVVKRTLFSHWYGWRMDQPKTREKIAPFIQDYELDADEFVRNVDEFATFNEFFFRKLKPEARPIDADPNSVVFPADGRHLCIPDLSKCEGLFVKGEMFYLPTLLQDSALADRYASGSLLLSRLCPIDYHRFHFPAAGVPGASRLINGPLYSVNPIALRQNIHILTSNKRCLTQLETESFGTVLLLEIGATCVGSIQQTYSPGKTISKGDEKGYFRFGGSSTMVLFEPGRIQFDADLIENSRQHRELYARMGDHLGNRPDNAG